One part of the Parabacteroides distasonis ATCC 8503 genome encodes these proteins:
- a CDS encoding glycoside hydrolase family 15 protein — translation MDKLNYGVIGNCCTAALISDKGSIDWLCFPNFDSPSIFASLLDREKGGYFGFEVSPDYQISQSYVPHTNILSTNFVSEENEFAVVDFMPCYHLSDASNCYRPAEIYRYIRRIKGTPRFKINYEPAPDYARGKTIFNTTSEYIETYSTSNSKDRQYLYSSLPLHKILEQKEIILAKDEFLLLSYNEKVIPVNIEREKLEYCRTLVYWLNWTDRTKKFTVYNDVIERSLLVLKLMSFYNGAVLAAITTSLPETIGEVRNWDYRFCWLRDASMSIETLFQIGHVEAARRFMRFVQSTFVSQHDTYQIMYGIRGERKLTEVILGHLSGYKNSRPVRIGNDAYHQLQNDSFGYLMDLIYQYYRLMPGTLDEVEDMWEMVKSILTNVMIDWKKPDKGIWEIRGEGQHFVSSKVMCWVALDRGARIADLLNKPTYRRRWSEEVAVIKENVMKNGWKEEMQSFSQAYGNSDLDASLLLMEPYGFIDPRDIRYHKTVQAIKNALLYKGLMYRYKSHDDFGLPSSAFTICTFWLIRALYVIGEKEEARSLFEEMLHNSNHLGLFSEDIDFETKEQLGNFPQAYSHLALVNTAILFSEEDIRLFFK, via the coding sequence ATGGACAAGTTAAATTACGGAGTAATAGGAAATTGCTGCACAGCGGCTTTGATTTCGGATAAAGGCAGTATAGATTGGTTATGTTTCCCTAACTTCGACTCACCTTCCATCTTTGCGTCATTGCTCGATCGGGAGAAAGGGGGATATTTCGGCTTCGAGGTTTCTCCGGATTATCAAATATCGCAATCGTATGTTCCTCATACAAATATTCTTTCGACCAACTTCGTATCAGAAGAAAATGAATTTGCCGTTGTAGATTTCATGCCTTGTTACCATCTGAGCGATGCGAGCAATTGTTATCGTCCGGCAGAGATCTACCGATATATCCGCAGAATCAAAGGTACTCCCCGTTTTAAAATCAACTATGAGCCGGCTCCGGACTATGCCCGTGGAAAGACAATTTTCAACACGACCTCGGAATATATAGAGACCTACTCTACTTCTAACAGCAAAGATAGGCAATATCTTTATTCCTCACTACCTTTGCACAAGATCTTGGAACAGAAAGAAATCATACTGGCTAAGGACGAGTTCTTGCTACTTTCATATAACGAGAAAGTAATCCCCGTCAACATTGAGCGTGAGAAACTGGAATACTGCCGGACGCTGGTTTATTGGCTAAATTGGACTGACCGAACCAAGAAGTTTACGGTCTATAACGATGTCATTGAGCGAAGTCTCCTAGTTTTAAAATTGATGTCTTTTTATAATGGAGCCGTATTGGCGGCCATAACAACTAGCCTACCGGAAACGATCGGAGAAGTCCGTAACTGGGATTATCGTTTTTGTTGGCTGCGCGACGCCTCCATGTCCATTGAAACTTTGTTCCAGATAGGCCATGTCGAAGCCGCAAGGCGGTTCATGAGATTTGTCCAGTCTACTTTTGTTTCTCAACACGATACTTACCAGATCATGTACGGTATTCGCGGAGAAAGAAAATTGACGGAAGTTATTCTGGGACATCTTTCCGGTTATAAGAACTCACGACCCGTTCGGATCGGTAATGATGCTTACCACCAGCTTCAAAATGACTCGTTCGGCTATTTAATGGACCTGATCTACCAATACTATCGTTTGATGCCCGGTACATTGGACGAGGTGGAAGATATGTGGGAAATGGTAAAAAGTATCCTGACGAATGTGATGATTGACTGGAAAAAACCAGACAAAGGCATTTGGGAGATTAGAGGAGAAGGACAGCATTTTGTTTCCTCCAAAGTTATGTGCTGGGTCGCATTAGACAGGGGAGCTCGTATTGCAGATTTATTAAACAAACCGACATACCGGAGACGTTGGTCGGAAGAAGTGGCCGTAATCAAAGAAAATGTCATGAAAAACGGTTGGAAAGAAGAGATGCAAAGTTTCTCGCAAGCCTACGGTAATTCCGACCTTGATGCGTCCTTGTTGTTAATGGAACCGTACGGATTTATCGATCCGAGAGACATACGCTACCATAAAACAGTGCAAGCGATAAAGAATGCGTTACTTTACAAAGGGTTGATGTACCGTTATAAATCTCATGATGATTTCGGACTTCCCTCTTCCGCCTTTACTATTTGTACGTTCTGGCTCATTCGTGCTCTTTATGTCATAGGAGAAAAAGAAGAAGCACGTAGTCTGTTTGAGGAAATGCTTCATAATTCAAATCACTTGGGACTTTTCAGTGAAGACATTGATTTTGAAACCAAGGAGCAACTGGGGAATTTTCCTCAAGCATATTCCCATTTGGCACTAGTCAATACCGCTATATTGTTTTCGGAAGAGGACATACGACTGTTTTTTAAATAA
- a CDS encoding bifunctional alpha,alpha-trehalose-phosphate synthase (UDP-forming)/trehalose-phosphatase, with protein MRLFIISNRLPVKVTRSSDGKFVFSRSEGGLATGLKSLDVDCEKHWIGWPGVCVEQKTEKDDICSQLEKNNYHPVFLSDRQYENYYEGYSNSTLWPLCHYFFAYTLYKKNFWESYREVNAVFCEEISRIVEPNDWVWVQDYQLMLLPGMLREKFPNLHIGYFHHIPFPSHELFRILPERVEILNGLLGADFVAFHIHDYMRHFISATERILHKNFNLDEVQMNDRVTRVDALPMGINYDLYHNVIADDKVHHAVEKTRLLFGDHKLIISVDRLDYSKGILHRLYGFASFLKNHPEYHGKVTLAMVIVPSRDHVGSYAELKTKIDEEIGSINGTYSTMNWTPVCYFYHGFSFEELVAMYYVADIALVTPLRDGMNLVAKEYVATKQDNPGVLILSEMAGASVELSDALLINPNDTDQIEQAICRALKMPLEEQRERLQRMQAILSVQTVNKWAADFMREWRQAAEKNKRLQKKKISAQDQNEIKTLYDQAKKRLILLDYDGTLTAFKNHPEDAAPTPALRDLLQRFCSDSRNHVTINSGRDHYTLEKWLGDLPLSFAAEHGAFYKEKGAWHKNIGNREWDSELLFILNLFVSKTPYSHLETKEAALAWHYRESDAWLGELRAQQLTKAIMPVCLRKGLQIMQGNKVVEIKSPEYTKGSEVDRLLLASRYDFILAMGDDTTDEDMFRALPVSAITVKVGIVSEKAKYNLSSQEEVLPFLEELSGEGVSYGTTSRSIKGQLKATVDFF; from the coding sequence ATGAGATTATTTATCATTTCGAATAGGTTGCCTGTAAAAGTTACACGTTCCTCCGATGGAAAATTTGTTTTTTCACGGAGCGAAGGAGGGCTGGCTACAGGTTTGAAGTCATTGGACGTTGATTGTGAAAAACATTGGATTGGTTGGCCTGGCGTCTGCGTAGAACAAAAGACGGAAAAAGATGACATTTGCAGTCAATTGGAAAAAAATAATTATCATCCGGTATTCTTATCCGACAGGCAGTATGAAAATTACTACGAAGGATATAGCAACAGTACCCTATGGCCCCTCTGTCATTACTTTTTTGCTTATACGTTATATAAAAAGAACTTTTGGGAATCATATAGGGAAGTCAATGCTGTTTTTTGTGAAGAGATATCTCGGATAGTTGAACCTAATGATTGGGTTTGGGTACAGGACTATCAGTTAATGCTGTTGCCGGGCATGCTCCGTGAGAAGTTTCCCAACCTTCATATCGGGTATTTCCACCATATTCCGTTCCCTTCACATGAACTTTTCCGGATTCTGCCCGAAAGGGTCGAGATCCTGAACGGACTTTTGGGAGCCGACTTTGTCGCTTTTCACATTCACGATTATATGCGTCATTTCATCAGTGCGACGGAACGCATCCTTCATAAGAATTTCAATCTGGATGAAGTTCAAATGAATGATCGTGTAACCCGTGTGGATGCATTACCGATGGGGATAAACTATGATCTTTATCACAATGTGATAGCTGATGACAAAGTCCACCACGCAGTAGAGAAAACACGACTTCTATTTGGAGATCATAAGTTAATCATATCGGTAGACCGACTGGATTACAGCAAAGGAATATTGCACCGTCTTTACGGATTCGCCTCTTTTTTGAAAAATCATCCGGAATATCACGGGAAAGTGACATTGGCGATGGTTATCGTCCCCTCTCGCGACCATGTAGGCAGTTATGCCGAATTGAAAACCAAAATAGACGAGGAGATCGGTTCTATCAATGGAACTTACTCTACCATGAATTGGACTCCGGTATGTTATTTTTATCACGGTTTCTCTTTTGAGGAATTGGTAGCGATGTATTATGTTGCCGATATAGCCTTGGTAACCCCTTTGCGCGATGGTATGAATCTTGTGGCAAAAGAGTATGTCGCTACCAAACAAGATAATCCGGGGGTACTCATTTTAAGTGAAATGGCCGGTGCTTCGGTTGAATTGTCTGATGCTTTATTGATTAATCCAAACGACACGGACCAGATCGAACAAGCCATTTGCCGTGCATTGAAAATGCCATTGGAGGAACAAAGAGAAAGGCTTCAGCGAATGCAAGCCATCCTTTCGGTTCAAACCGTAAACAAATGGGCTGCGGATTTCATGAGAGAATGGCGGCAGGCCGCAGAGAAAAACAAACGATTACAAAAGAAAAAGATCTCCGCACAAGACCAGAACGAAATCAAAACATTATATGACCAAGCGAAAAAGCGCTTGATTTTGCTGGATTACGACGGAACATTAACTGCATTCAAAAATCATCCGGAAGATGCAGCTCCAACACCTGCATTACGAGACCTGTTACAGCGTTTTTGTTCCGACTCTCGGAATCATGTAACCATTAATAGCGGGCGGGACCACTATACATTGGAGAAATGGCTGGGAGATCTTCCTCTGTCTTTTGCCGCCGAGCATGGTGCATTTTACAAGGAAAAAGGCGCATGGCATAAAAACATAGGCAATCGAGAGTGGGATTCGGAGCTATTGTTTATTCTAAATTTGTTTGTAAGCAAAACCCCGTACTCTCATCTTGAGACAAAAGAAGCTGCTCTTGCCTGGCATTATAGAGAATCGGACGCCTGGCTGGGAGAGCTGAGAGCGCAACAGCTAACAAAGGCTATAATGCCTGTTTGCCTGAGAAAGGGATTACAAATCATGCAGGGCAACAAAGTCGTGGAAATAAAATCTCCAGAATACACAAAAGGTTCGGAAGTAGATCGCCTATTATTGGCTTCCCGCTATGATTTTATACTAGCAATGGGAGATGACACGACGGATGAGGATATGTTCCGGGCTCTTCCAGTATCCGCCATAACAGTTAAAGTTGGAATTGTATCTGAAAAAGCCAAATACAATCTGTCCTCGCAGGAAGAAGTATTGCCTTTTTTGGAAGAACTGTCGGGTGAAGGTGTTAGTTACGGAACGACTTCCAGAAGCATAAAAGGTCAACTGAAAGCCACCGTTGATTTTTTTTAA
- a CDS encoding helix-turn-helix domain-containing protein has translation MERKCQLSENTGNNIELDLVSVEKHHIQKVLQHTNGYKPEAARPLGIALTTLYRKMEAYGL, from the coding sequence ATGGAAAGGAAATGTCAATTATCTGAAAATACGGGGAATAATATTGAATTGGACCTAGTCAGCGTTGAAAAGCACCACATTCAGAAAGTTCTCCAACATACTAACGGATACAAACCCGAAGCTGCTCGTCCTCTTGGGATAGCCTTAACCACACTTTATAGGAAGATGGAAGCCTATGGACTATAA
- a CDS encoding potassium-transporting ATPase subunit F, translating to MFLALFILCLLIFGYLMYVLIKPEKF from the coding sequence ATGTTTTTAGCACTGTTTATACTTTGCTTATTGATCTTCGGGTATTTGATGTATGTCCTAATTAAGCCTGAAAAGTTTTAA
- the kdpA gene encoding potassium-transporting ATPase subunit KdpA — translation MNTEILGVALQILLLLVISYPLGKHIAKVYKEGNDCMRFMAPIERFIYKLAGINPNEEMDWKAFLKSLLIINVFWFFWGMILLVSQGYLPLNPDGNSGQSPDLAFNTCISFMVNCNLQHYSGESGLTYFTQLFVIMLFQFITAATGMAAMAGIMKSMAAKTTKTIGNFWHYLVISCTRILFPMSLIVGFILIIQGTPMGFDSKMTIPTLEGAEQTVSQGPTAAIVPIKQLGTNGGGYFGVNSSHPLENPTYLTNIVECWSILIIPMALVFALGFYLKRKKLGYVIYGVMLFAYLLGVFCNVHYEMAGNPKIDEMGIDQSCGAMEGKETRLGPGATALWSVTTTVTSNGSVNGMHDSTMPLSGMVEMLNMQINTWFGGVGVGFMNYYAFLIIAVFISGLMVGRTPEFLGKKVEAREMKIATIVSLAHPFVILIFTAISSYVWVYAPEFVESEGGWLNNPGFHGFSEMLYEYTSSSANNGSGFEGLGDNTYFWNYTCGLALIISRYLPIVGQVAIAGLLANKKYTPESAGTLKTDTVTFGVMTFFVIVIVAALSFFPAQTLGPIAEYFSIY, via the coding sequence ATGAATACAGAAATTTTAGGTGTAGCATTGCAGATATTGCTGCTGCTGGTTATCAGTTACCCGCTGGGAAAGCATATCGCCAAGGTGTATAAGGAGGGAAACGACTGCATGCGTTTCATGGCTCCAATTGAAAGATTTATTTACAAGCTGGCGGGTATCAACCCCAATGAAGAGATGGATTGGAAGGCATTCTTGAAATCTCTGCTTATTATAAACGTATTTTGGTTCTTCTGGGGTATGATCCTGTTGGTATCGCAAGGATATCTTCCTTTGAATCCTGATGGGAACAGCGGACAAAGTCCAGATTTGGCGTTCAACACGTGTATTAGTTTCATGGTTAACTGTAACTTGCAGCACTATAGCGGAGAAAGCGGTTTGACTTATTTTACACAGTTGTTCGTCATCATGTTGTTCCAGTTCATCACTGCTGCAACAGGTATGGCTGCCATGGCTGGAATTATGAAGTCGATGGCCGCCAAAACAACTAAAACAATCGGTAACTTCTGGCACTATTTAGTGATCAGCTGTACACGTATCCTTTTCCCGATGTCTCTGATCGTGGGTTTCATCCTGATCATACAAGGTACGCCGATGGGCTTTGACTCCAAAATGACAATCCCGACATTGGAAGGAGCTGAACAAACTGTTTCACAAGGTCCTACAGCTGCAATCGTTCCGATTAAACAGTTAGGTACGAATGGTGGTGGTTACTTCGGAGTAAACTCTTCTCACCCATTGGAAAACCCGACTTACCTGACCAATATTGTAGAATGTTGGTCTATTCTGATCATTCCGATGGCATTGGTATTTGCTTTGGGATTTTATCTGAAACGTAAAAAGTTAGGTTATGTGATCTATGGTGTGATGCTGTTTGCTTATCTTTTGGGGGTATTCTGTAACGTTCACTATGAGATGGCAGGTAACCCGAAAATCGACGAGATGGGTATTGACCAGTCTTGCGGTGCTATGGAAGGTAAGGAAACCCGTCTGGGTCCGGGCGCAACCGCTTTGTGGTCTGTGACTACGACCGTCACCTCTAATGGTTCCGTTAACGGTATGCACGACAGTACAATGCCTCTTTCTGGTATGGTGGAGATGTTGAACATGCAGATCAATACATGGTTTGGTGGTGTCGGCGTAGGTTTCATGAACTACTATGCATTCTTGATTATAGCCGTATTCATCAGCGGTTTGATGGTCGGACGTACGCCGGAATTCTTAGGTAAAAAGGTAGAAGCCCGAGAAATGAAGATTGCAACGATCGTTTCGTTGGCTCACCCATTCGTGATTTTGATCTTTACGGCTATCTCTTCCTACGTATGGGTATATGCCCCTGAATTCGTAGAGAGCGAGGGTGGCTGGTTGAACAACCCTGGTTTCCATGGTTTCAGTGAAATGTTATATGAATATACTTCTTCTTCTGCTAACAACGGTTCCGGTTTTGAAGGATTAGGCGACAATACCTATTTCTGGAACTACACTTGCGGTTTGGCACTGATCATTTCACGTTATTTGCCAATTGTCGGACAGGTAGCTATTGCAGGTCTTTTGGCAAACAAGAAGTACACTCCGGAGAGTGCGGGTACATTAAAGACTGATACGGTTACATTCGGTGTGATGACATTCTTCGTAATCGTCATCGTTGCTGCCTTGTCATTCTTCCCGGCACAAACATTAGGCCCGATCGCCGAATATTTTAGTATTTACTAA
- the kdpB gene encoding potassium-transporting ATPase subunit KdpB, with amino-acid sequence MRNNKTASLFPKKLVIESLKQSFIKLNPRMMFRNPIMFIVEVVTFVMLFVTIWAATTGDTTQGSFGYNILVFIVLFATLLFANFAEAIAEARGKAQADSLRKTREETPAKLCVGNKIETVSSSQLKKGDIFICEAGDTIPSDGEIIEGLASIDESAITGESAPVIREAGGDKSSVTGGTKVLSDQIKVKVTTEPGESFLDKMIALVEGASRQKTPNEIALTILLAGFTLVFVVVCGTLKPFADYSNTTITIAAFISLFVCLIPTTIGGLLSAIGIAGMDRALSANVITKSGKAVETAGDIDTLLLDKTGTITIGNRKATQFYPVSGIDEHSFVQACLLSSLSDDTPEGKSIVELGREKGVRVHDLNTSGSKMIKFTAETKCSGVDLANGTRIRKGAFDAIRKMSEAAGNKYPKEVADLVQKITSNGGTPLVVSQDDFIIGVIELQDIIKPGIQERFERLRKMGVKTVMVTGDNPLTAKYIAEKAGVDDYIAEAKPEDKMNYIRKEQENGKLVAMMGDGTNDAPALAQANVGVAMNSGTQAAKEAGNMVDLDNDPTKLIEIVEIGKQLLMTRGTLTTFSIANDVAKYFAIVPALFMVTIPALAPMNIMHLHSPESAILSAIIFNAIIIPILIPLALRGVAYKPIGASALLRRNLLIYGLGGVIAPFIGIKLIDMIVSLFM; translated from the coding sequence ATGAGAAATAACAAAACTGCTTCTTTATTTCCAAAGAAGCTCGTTATAGAAAGTTTGAAGCAATCATTCATTAAGTTGAATCCGCGGATGATGTTCCGTAACCCGATCATGTTTATCGTGGAGGTGGTGACATTCGTCATGTTGTTTGTTACGATTTGGGCGGCTACCACCGGTGATACGACACAAGGATCTTTCGGTTACAATATCTTAGTGTTTATTGTATTGTTCGCCACGTTGCTTTTCGCCAACTTCGCAGAGGCGATTGCAGAGGCACGAGGCAAGGCACAGGCCGACAGTTTGCGTAAGACCCGGGAAGAAACTCCTGCCAAATTGTGTGTCGGTAACAAGATTGAAACGGTCAGTTCTTCTCAGTTGAAGAAAGGCGACATCTTTATTTGTGAAGCCGGCGACACGATTCCTTCCGATGGTGAAATTATCGAAGGTCTGGCTTCTATCGATGAAAGCGCCATCACAGGTGAATCTGCTCCGGTGATCCGTGAAGCGGGTGGAGACAAGAGTTCTGTAACAGGCGGTACGAAAGTATTGTCCGACCAGATCAAGGTGAAAGTGACGACCGAACCGGGTGAAAGTTTCTTGGATAAGATGATCGCCTTGGTGGAAGGCGCTTCTCGCCAGAAAACTCCGAACGAAATCGCCTTGACAATCTTGCTGGCAGGTTTTACATTGGTATTCGTTGTTGTTTGCGGTACCTTGAAACCGTTTGCTGATTATTCCAACACGACGATTACGATCGCGGCCTTTATCTCTTTGTTCGTTTGTTTGATCCCGACTACGATCGGTGGTTTGTTATCTGCCATCGGTATTGCCGGTATGGATCGTGCGTTGTCTGCTAATGTGATCACCAAATCCGGTAAGGCGGTTGAAACAGCCGGTGACATTGATACTTTGCTGCTCGACAAGACCGGTACGATCACGATCGGTAACCGTAAAGCAACCCAGTTCTATCCGGTATCCGGCATTGACGAACACTCTTTTGTACAAGCTTGTCTACTGTCCTCTCTTTCAGACGATACACCCGAAGGTAAGTCAATCGTGGAATTGGGACGTGAAAAAGGTGTACGTGTACATGATCTGAATACATCCGGATCAAAGATGATCAAGTTTACGGCAGAAACTAAATGTTCAGGAGTGGATTTGGCAAACGGTACTCGCATCCGTAAAGGAGCTTTTGATGCTATTCGTAAGATGAGTGAGGCTGCCGGCAACAAATATCCGAAAGAGGTGGCCGATTTGGTTCAGAAGATCACGAGTAACGGCGGTACTCCGCTGGTTGTTTCACAGGATGATTTCATCATTGGTGTGATCGAGTTACAGGATATCATCAAACCGGGTATCCAAGAACGTTTTGAACGTTTGCGTAAGATGGGTGTGAAGACGGTAATGGTAACCGGTGATAATCCGTTGACCGCAAAATATATCGCTGAAAAAGCCGGTGTAGACGATTATATCGCCGAAGCCAAACCGGAAGACAAGATGAACTATATCCGTAAGGAACAGGAAAACGGTAAGCTGGTCGCCATGATGGGGGACGGTACGAACGATGCCCCGGCCTTGGCTCAGGCAAACGTTGGTGTCGCAATGAACAGTGGTACGCAGGCTGCCAAGGAAGCTGGTAATATGGTTGATTTGGACAACGACCCAACGAAACTGATCGAGATTGTCGAAATCGGTAAACAGTTGCTGATGACTCGCGGTACGCTGACTACTTTCAGTATCGCTAACGACGTGGCCAAGTATTTCGCTATCGTACCAGCTCTGTTCATGGTTACGATCCCGGCATTGGCCCCGATGAACATCATGCACCTGCACAGTCCGGAATCAGCGATCCTAAGTGCGATCATCTTTAATGCGATCATCATCCCGATTCTGATCCCTCTGGCATTACGTGGTGTGGCTTATAAACCGATCGGTGCTTCCGCATTGCTTCGTCGCAACTTGCTGATCTACGGTTTGGGCGGTGTAATTGCCCCGTTCATTGGTATCAAGTTGATAGATATGATTGTAAGTTTATTCATGTAA
- a CDS encoding K(+)-transporting ATPase subunit C, producing MISNLFKSLRLTIAFCLFFSVFYIFVLWLFAQVAGPNKGNAELVTLNGKVVGAANVGQNFTQDIYFWGRPSHAGDGYDASSSAGSNKGPSNEEHLALLEERIDTFLVHHPYLTREKVPAEIITASSSGLDPHISPKAAYVQAKRVADARGWSEEKVMGIVNSHVEKPLLGMFGTEKVNVLKLNVALDQASNNK from the coding sequence ATGATATCAAATCTTTTTAAATCATTAAGACTGACAATTGCATTTTGTTTGTTCTTCAGTGTTTTCTACATCTTCGTTTTGTGGTTGTTTGCCCAAGTGGCAGGACCGAATAAAGGTAATGCTGAACTGGTTACATTGAATGGAAAAGTAGTGGGGGCCGCCAACGTTGGTCAGAATTTCACGCAAGATATTTATTTCTGGGGACGTCCTTCCCATGCTGGTGATGGTTACGATGCATCCAGTTCGGCAGGTAGTAACAAGGGACCTTCCAATGAAGAACATTTAGCTTTGTTGGAAGAACGTATTGATACATTCTTGGTTCATCATCCTTACCTAACCCGTGAAAAAGTTCCGGCTGAAATCATCACAGCCAGCAGTTCCGGTTTGGATCCCCATATCTCACCGAAAGCGGCTTATGTACAGGCCAAACGTGTAGCGGACGCTCGTGGATGGTCGGAAGAAAAGGTCATGGGTATCGTCAATTCTCATGTTGAGAAACCGTTATTGGGTATGTTCGGAACGGAGAAAGTAAATGTATTGAAATTAAATGTTGCGCTTGATCAAGCATCAAATAACAAATAA
- a CDS encoding sensor protein KdpD, which translates to MDREQSVQHFLDLLKKSRRGNFKIYIGMIAGVGKSYRMLSDAHQLLESGIDVKIGYIETHGRVETEALVEGLPIIPRRKIFYKGKEIEEMDLQSILSIHPEVVIVDELAHTNVEGSKNEKRWQDVMDILDAGISVITAVNIQHIEGLNEMVQDVVGIEVKERIPDIVLEQADEVVNIDLTADELLARLKAGKIYKPDKIQTALNNFFKAEHILQLRELALKEVALRVEKKVENTIPENLGVRHERFMACISSNEKTPRKIIRKVARLATRYNSKFFVLYVQTPRESSDRIPLASQRHLLNHFKLATELGGEIIQVQSPHITDAIVQACKEKQISTLCIGRPALKYPSAILAMVHYRNMLEELAQLGIDLIILA; encoded by the coding sequence ATGGACCGAGAACAAAGTGTACAACATTTTTTAGATTTGTTGAAAAAGTCTCGTCGTGGCAATTTTAAAATCTACATCGGCATGATTGCCGGTGTAGGTAAATCGTATCGGATGCTATCAGATGCCCACCAATTACTGGAAAGCGGTATCGATGTCAAGATCGGTTATATAGAAACACATGGGCGAGTCGAGACGGAGGCATTGGTGGAAGGATTGCCTATCATCCCCCGCCGCAAGATATTTTATAAAGGAAAAGAGATCGAAGAGATGGACTTGCAGTCGATTCTCAGTATCCATCCTGAAGTTGTCATCGTTGACGAATTGGCTCATACCAATGTCGAAGGCAGTAAGAACGAAAAGCGTTGGCAGGATGTCATGGATATACTGGATGCCGGTATCAGTGTGATCACGGCGGTCAATATTCAGCATATAGAAGGACTTAACGAGATGGTGCAGGACGTGGTTGGCATTGAGGTCAAGGAACGTATTCCTGATATCGTACTGGAGCAGGCTGATGAAGTGGTCAACATAGACCTTACTGCTGACGAACTGCTGGCTCGGTTAAAAGCCGGAAAAATATACAAACCCGATAAGATACAAACAGCATTAAATAATTTCTTTAAGGCTGAACATATTCTTCAGCTTAGGGAGTTGGCATTGAAAGAGGTAGCTTTGCGGGTAGAAAAAAAAGTGGAGAATACCATTCCAGAGAATCTCGGCGTACGCCACGAAAGGTTTATGGCCTGCATCAGCAGTAATGAGAAAACTCCCCGTAAGATCATACGGAAAGTCGCACGGTTGGCAACCCGATATAATTCCAAGTTTTTTGTACTGTATGTACAAACCCCAAGAGAAAGTTCCGACAGGATTCCGTTGGCAAGTCAAAGGCATTTGCTTAACCATTTCAAGTTGGCAACGGAACTTGGAGGAGAAATCATTCAAGTGCAATCCCCACATATAACGGATGCGATCGTACAGGCTTGTAAAGAAAAGCAAATCAGTACGCTATGTATCGGACGACCAGCTTTAAAATATCCTTCCGCTATCCTTGCGATGGTCCACTATCGGAACATGTTAGAAGAGTTGGCTCAATTAGGCATTGATTTAATAATATTAGCATAA